The DNA sequence GCGGCTCTCGATCTCCGCGAGAAGATTGCGTTTCTCCGTTTCGTCGGTAGTCAGCATCATCTCGAAGAGATTGGCCCTGATATAGTTCATATTTGCCCTGGAGTCGTTCATCCACTGGACGGGCAATACACCGCTCCGGAACATGTCCGTCATGTCCCTTTCCGCGGTGACAAGGCGCTGATAGCCCA is a window from the Aminivibrio pyruvatiphilus genome containing:
- a CDS encoding MCP four helix bundle domain-containing protein, encoding MLKLQFLRNVSIRVRLVALTAILCLFTAGASFVGYQRLVTAERDMTDMFRSGVLPVQWMNDSRANMNYIRANLFEMMLTTDETEKRNLLAEIESR